A window of Juglans regia cultivar Chandler chromosome 7, Walnut 2.0, whole genome shotgun sequence contains these coding sequences:
- the LOC109001159 gene encoding squamosa promoter-binding-like protein 1, with protein MEAKFRGKAHQLYGQVVSDLKAVGKRSLEWDLNDWKWDGDLFTASRLNSVPSDCRSRQLFPVGPEIPENAGLSNSSSSGSDEINLVNDGGKRELEKRRRVVEVEDEELNDEAGSFNLKLGGQAYPVTEGELKSGKKTKIVGTTSNPAVCQVEGCKADLSNAKDYHRRHKVCDMHSKATKALVGNDMQRFCQQCSRFHVLQEFDEGKRSCRRRLAGHNRRRRKTHPDTVASGGCLNAERGTSYILISLLRILSNIHSNSSDQTKDQDLLSHLLRNLASLTGTVDGRNISALLEGSQGLLNAGTSTGSSQKVPDVTPNGSESSRPFCSTSKMDDHINLHDHPISVGQCVTAFTSDMAQKRISLDDSQGGHLKAISGLQYKNPPPSKDGLPSKSIISETKVGRIKLNNIDLNNVYEDSEDHIEQVGRSHAPINSGTGFLGHPLWVQQDSHKSSPPQPSGNSDSTSSRSPSSSSGDAQSRTDRIVFKLFGKDPNNFPLVLRTQILDWLSHSPTDMESYIRPGCIILTIYLRLEKSMWEELCCDLGSYLKGLLGSCNDSFWRTGWVYTRVRHRVAFMYNGQVVLDTPLPLKSNKNCRISSIKPIAVSTSERVQFVVKGFNLSRSTARLLCAQEGKYLVQETCYDLMDSADTAIEHDELQCLSFPCSIPNVIGRGFIEVEDHGLSSSFFPFIVAEQEVCSEICTLEHAIEVAENADEIQRVPELLEAKTQALDFIHEIGWLLHRSHVKFRLGDVDPNPDLFPLKRFEWLVAFSMDHDWCAVVNKLLKILFEGVVDAGDHPSIELALLDLDLLHRAVQRNCRPMVELLLRFVPDKVSDGRGAQEKQQVDRASSGFLFKPNMVGPAGLTPLHVAASMDGSENVLDALTDDPGSVGIEAWKSVRDSTGLTPNDYACLRGYYSYIHLVQKKFSKKMERRHVVLDIPGAVLDYNNKRKQSDGHKLSKVACLQTEKIEIGATYRHCKICEQKLSYGSMRRSLVYQPAILSMVAIAAVCVCVALLFKSSPEVLYVFRPFRWELLKYGSS; from the exons atggaGGCTAAATTTAGAGGTAAGGCTCATCAGTTATATGGTCAGGTGGTGTCGGATTTGAAGGCAGTTGGGAAAAGAAGTTTGGAATGGGATTTGAATGACTGGAAATGGGATGGAGATCTTTTTACAGCAAGTCGTTTGAACTCTGTACCATCAGATTGTCGGAGTAGGCAGTTGTTCCCAGTTGGGCCAGAAATTCCAGAAAATGCTGGTCTGTCGAATAGTTCATCTTCTGGTTCAGATGAGATTAATCTAGTGAATGATGGGGGCAAGAGGGAATTGGAGAAGCGGAGGAGGGTTGtagaggttgaagatgaagaacTGAATGATGAAGCCGGGTCTTTTAACTTAAAGCTTGGTGGGCAAGCTTACCCTGTCACGGAAGGGGAGTTGAAGAGTGGGAAGAAGACAAAGATTGTTGGGACAACCTCGAACCCTGCGGTTTGTCAGGTGGAGGGTTGTAAGGCTGATCTCAGTAATGCCAAGGATTACCATCGACGACATAAGGTTTGTGATATGCATTCCAAGGCCACCAAAGCACTGGTGGGAAACGACATGCAGCGATTCTGTCAGCAGTGTAGCAG GTTTCACGTTCTTCAAGAGTTTGATGAGGGAAAGAGAAGTTGTCGTAGACGGTTGGCTGGCCAtaataggaggaggaggaaaacACATCCTGATACTGTAGCTAGCGGAGGCTGTCTGAATGCTGAAAGGGGTACCAGTTACATATTAATAAGTCTGCTGAGAATTCTCTCCAATATCCATT CAAATAGCTCAGACCAAACAAAGGACCAGGATCTGTTATCTCATCTTTTGAGGAACCTGGCCAGTCTTACTGGGACAGTTGATGGAAGGAACATATCTGCATTACTGGAGGGATCTCAAGGTTTGCTGAATGCTGGGACATCTACTGGGTCTTCACAGAAGGTGCCAGATGTTACTCCAAATGGTTCTGAGTCCTCTAGGCCTTTCTGTTCAACCTCGAAGATGGATGATCACATCAACCTTCATGACCATCCTATATCTGTGGGACAATGCGTGACAGCATTTACATCTGATATGGCACAGAAAAGAATATCTTTGGATGACTCTCAGGGTGGACATCTAAAAGCTATATCTGGTCTACAGTACAAAAACCCACCTCCATCAAAGGATGGGCTTCCATCCAAATCAATTATATCTGAGACAAAAGTTGGGAGGATCAAATTGAATAACATTGACTTGAATAATGTATATGAGGATTCAGAGGACCATATAGAGCAAGTAGGGAGGTCTCATGCCCCTATAAACTCAGGGACTGGGTTTCTCGGCCATCCATTATGGGTACAGCAAGACTCGCATAAGTCTAGTCCACCTCAGCCAAGTGGCAACTCAGATTCAACTTCTTCACGGTCACCATCTAGTTCCAGTGGAGACGCTCAG AGCCGCACAGATCGAATAGTTTTTAAACTCTTTGGAAAAGATCCAAACAATTTTCCTCTTGTTCTCCGGACACAG aTCCTCGACTGGCTATCCCATAGTCCTACCGACATGGAGAGCTATATAAGGCCTGGTTGTATCATATTAACAATATACCTCCGTCTAGAAAAGTCCATGTGGGAGGAG CTTTGTTGTGATCTGGGATCCTATCTGAAAGGGCTACTTGGCTCATGCAATGACTCTTTCTGGAGAACAGGATGGGTGTATACTAGGGTGAGGCATCGCGTGGCATTTATGTATAATg GTCAGGTTGTCTTAGACACACCCTTACCTCTGAAAAGCAATAAAAATTGCAGGATATCAAGCATCAAGCCAATTGCTGTTTCCACATCTGAGAGAGTTCAGTTTGTTGTAAAAGGCTTTAACCTTTCTCGTTCCACTGCTAG GCTACTCTGTGCTCAAGAAGGGAAGTATCTGGTCCAGGAAACTTGTTATGACTTGATGGACAGTGCTGATACAGCCATTGAGCATGATGAACTCCAATGCCTCAGCTTCCCCTGCTCCATACCAAATGTTATTGGAAGAGGATTCATTGAG GTTGAAGATCATGGTCTCAGCAGCAGCTTCTTTCCATTTATAGTTGCAGAGCAAGAAGTCTGTTCTGAGATCTGTACGCTTGAGCATGCCATTGAGGTGGCTGAAAATGCTGATGAGATTCAGAGAGTACCTGAACTGCTGGAAGCCAAGACACAAGCTCTGGACTTTATACATGAAATAGGTTGGCTGCTTCATAGAAGTCACGTGAAGTTTAGACTGGGTGACGTGGATCCGAACCCGGATCTCTTCCCCCTAAAACGGTTCGAGTGGCTTGTGGCATTCTCCATGGACCATGATTGGTGTGCTGTAGTAAACAAACTCTTGAAAATTCTGTTTGAGGGTGTAGTTGATGCAGGTGACCACCCTTCCATTGAGCTTGCATTGTTGGATTTGGATCTTCTCCACAGAGCTGTCCAGAGAAATTGCAGACCTATGGTCGAACTCCTGTTAAGATTTGTCCCAGATAAAGTTTCAGATGGGAGAGGAGCTCAGGAAAAGCAACAGGTTGATAGGGCCTCTAGTGGCTTCTTATTTAAACCGAATATGGTTGGACCTGCAGGGCTTACTCCTCTTCATGTTGCAGCCAGTATGGATGGCTCTGAGAATGTATTGGATGCCTTAACTGATGATCCTGGATCG GTTGGTATTGAAGCATGGAAAAGTGTTCGTGATAGTACAGGTTTGACACCCAATGACTATGCTTGCCTACGAGGCTATTACTCCTACATCCATCTTGTCCAAAAGAAATTTagcaagaaaatggaaagaaggcATGTGGTGCTTGATATCCCTGGTGCTGTCTTAGACTACAATAACAAGCGGAAGCAATCAGATGGGCATAAGTTGTCAAAAGTTGCTTGCCTGCAAACTGAGAAGATTGAAATTGGAGCAACCTATAGACATTGCAAGATATGCGAGCAGAAGCTATCTTATGGCAGCATGAGAAGATCACTTGTATACCAGCCGGCAATCCTTTCAATGGTGGCCATTGCCGCTGTTTGCGTGTGTGTGGCTTTGCTCTTCAAAAGCTCACCTGAAGTTCTTTATGTGTTCCGGCCATTCAGGTGGGAACTGTTAAAGTACGGGTCAAGCTAA
- the LOC109001124 gene encoding pleiotropic drug resistance protein 3-like — translation MAQLGGADEIESLRIELAEIGRSIRSSFRSRGSSFRGSSAVKSEHDTEIDNEHELQWAAVQRLPTFERITSALFDDYVGTGSDEDAKGKHVVDVTKLGAQERHIFIEKIIKHIENDNLRLLQKLRRRTDKVGVKLPTVEVRYESLCVEAECEVVHGKPLPTLWNTLKGMISGLAMLLASKAQGAKINIIKDVSGIIKPGRMTILLGPPGCGKTTLLLALSGKLSNSLKVTGQISYNGHRLEEFIPQKTSAYVSQSDLHIPEMTVRETLDFSACCQGVGNRDEMIMEVSRREKERGIIPDPDIDAYMKAISVKGLKTTLQTDYILKILGLDMCVNTLVGDPIRRGISGGQKKRLTIGEIIVGPAKALFMDEISNGLDSSTTFQIVSYLQNLVHITDATALISLLQPAPETFDLFDDVILMAEGKIVYHGPRNCILKFFEDCGFKCPDRKGAADFLQEVISRKDQAQYWCYTDQPYTYVSVDHFVKKFKDFHLGQNLDEELSLPFDRSHSHKDALSYRSYSLTKWELLKACTRRELLLMKRNSFIYVFKSTQLVIIASIAMTVFLRTRMAVDMIHANYYMGSLFYALLILLVDGFPELSMTVSRLAVFYKQKELFFYPAWAYTIPAAILKVPLSFLEAFVWTALTYYVIGYSPEVGRFFRQFLLLLIVHLTSISMFRFIASLFQTVVASMTAGSLSIIFVLLFGGFVIPKASMPTWLEWGFWFSPLSYGEIGLTVNEFLAPRWEKLSANKTLGRQALETRGLNFDSYHYWISIAALTGFTVLFNVGFTLSLAYLKPPGKSRALISYERYSQLQGIKDSYNNSDRGTNPTRASPKTTSEARKGRMILPFEPLTVTFHDVQYYIETPLEMKGQGFTHKKLQLLSDITGAFRPGILTALMGVSGAGKTTLMDVLSGRKTSGTIKGEIRIGGRPKVQDTFARISGYCEQMDIHSPQITVEESVVYSAWLRLPSQIDSNTKAEFVNEVLETIELDVIKDCLVGMPGVSGLSTEQRKRLTIAVELVANPSIIFMDEPTSGLDARAAAIVMRAVKNIVETGRTVVCTIHQPSIDIFEAFDELILMKNGGRIIYSGPLEQHSSRVIEYFESIPGVPAIKDNHNPATWMLEVTSKSAETQLGVDFAQIYQGSTLYEQNKELVKRLSSPSPGSRELHFPTRFPQGGWEQFKACLWKQHLSYWRSPSYNLMRIIFMCVSSLVFGVLFWKQGEKIKNQQDLFNVLGSMFTAILFFGINNCSTVLPLVATERTVLCRERFAGMYSSWAYSLAQVLVEVPYQLIQAVLYVIITYPMIGYYRSAYKIFWQFYSMFCTLLSFNYLGMLLVSLTPNIQVASIVASSSYTMLNLFSGFIIPRPHIPKWWLWLYYLCPTSWALNGMLTSQYGEIHKEISVFGETKTVATFLEDYYGFHHNRLSVVAVVLIVFPIVFACLFSYFIGKLNFQRR, via the exons ATGGCTCAGCTGGGAGGAGCGGATGAGATAGAGTCTCTGCGAATTGAGTTGGCAGAGATTGGAAGAAGTATAAGGTCTTCATTTAGAAGCCGCGGCTCAAGTTTCCGGGGCAGTTCAGCTGTCAAATCTGAACATGATACTGAAATTGATAATGAACATGAGTTGCAGTGGGCTGCAGTTCAGAGACTTCCCACTTTTGAGAGGATTACTTCAGCCTTGTTTGATGATTATGTTGGCACAGGTTCAGATGAAGATGCTAAAGGGAAACACGTGGTCGATGTAACCAAACTTGGAGCTCAAGAACGGCATATTTTCATAGAGAAGATAATCAAGCACATTGAAAATGATAATCTTCGGTTATTGCAAAAACTTAGAAGGAGAACTGACAA AGTTGGTGTAAAATTGCCCACTGTTGAAGTAAGATATGAAAGTCTGTGTGTCGAGGCAGAGTGTGAAGTAGTTCATGGAAAGCCCCTCCCCACCCTATGGAACACCTTGAAAGGCATGATTTCA GGCCTTGCCATGCTGTTAGCTTCAAAAGCTCAAGGAGCCAAGATAAACATCATCAAAGATGTCAGTGGAATTATTAAGCCAGGAAG GATGACTATATTGCTTGGCCCTCCTGGGTGTGGCAAGACCACACTATTGTTGGCTTTGTCTGGGAAGCTAAGCAATTCTCTAAAG GTTACTGGGCAAATATCTTACAACGGTCATAGACTGGAAGAATTTATTCCACAGAAAACGTCAGCATATGTAAGCCAATCTGACCTTCATATTCCAGAGATGACCGTGAGAGAAACACTTGATTTCTCCGCATGCTGTCAGGGAGTAGGAAACCGAGATG AAATGATTATGGAAGTCAGTCGAAGGGAGAAGGAGAGAGGGATTATCCCAGATCCGGATATAGATGCTTACATGAAG GCAATATCAGTTAAGGGATTGAAGACTACACTTCAAACAGACTACATCCTAAAG ATCCTTGGTCTCGATATGTGTGTTAACACATTGGTTGGAGATCCCATAAGAAGAGGCATATCTGGTGGTCAAAAGAAAAGGCTGACTATAG GTGAGATCATCGTGGGTCCCGCAAAAGCTCTATTCATGGATGAAATATCAAATGGCTTAGACAGTTCCACCACTTTCCAGATTGTTTCTTACCTTCAGAACCTGGTGCATATAACTGATGCCACTGCATTGATTTCACTTCTTCAGCCAGCACCAGAGACCTTTGATCTCTTTGATGACGTTATCTTAATGGCAGAAGGGAAGATAGTCTATCATGGACCACGAAATTGCATTCTCAAGTTCTTTGAGGACTGCGGGTTTAAGTGTCCAGACAGAAAAGGTGCTGCTGACTTCCTTCAGGAG GTTATATCTAGAAAAGATCAAGCACAGTATTGGTGCTACACAGATCAACCTTACACTTATGTTTCTGTTGACCACttcgtaaaaaaatttaaggatTTCCATCTTGGCCAGAACTTAGATGAGGAGCTCTCACTGCCATTTGATAGGTCTCACAGCCACAAGGATGCTCTATCCTATAGATCATACTCATTAACTAAGTGGGAACTGCTTAAAGCTTGCACAAGGAGAGAACTTCTTCTAATGAAAAggaattcttttatttatgtattcaaaTCAACAcag TTGGTCATCATTGCGTCAATAGCAATGACCGTTTTCCTTCGAACTCGAATGGCTGTTGACATGATCCATGCAAATTATTATATGGGTTCATTGTTCTATGCACTCCTCATTCTTCTTGTGGATGGATTTCCAGAACTGTCCATGACTGTCTCGAGACTAGCAGTTTTCTACAAGCAGAAAGAGCTTTTCTTTTATCCTGCTTGGGCTTACACAATCCCTGCTGCCATCCTGAAAGTTCCTCTGTCATTTTTGGAAGCTTTTGTGTGGACGGCTCTAACATACTATGTCATTGGTTACAGCCCCGAGGTGGGAAG GTTCTTCCGCCAGTTCCTTCTACTTTTGATTGTGCATTTAACATCAATATCCATGTTCCGATTTATTGCCTCACTCTTCCAAACTGTGGTTGCTTCAATGACAGCGGGTAGTCTATCCATAATATTTGTTCTATTATTTGGTGGCTTTGTTATCCCCAAGG CCTCTATGCCAACTTGGTTGGAGTGGGGATTTTGGTTTTCTCCCTTGTCATATGGAGAGATAGGCTTGACAGTGAATGAATTCCTTGCTCCTCGATGGGAAAAG CTGTCTGCAAACAAAACTCTGGGGCGACAAGCATTAGAAACTCGTGGATTAAACTTTGACAGTTACCATTATTGGATATCAATTGCTGCCTTAACTGGATTCACAGTGCTTTTTAACGTTGGTTTTACCTTGTCATTAGCTTACTTGAAGC CTCCAGGAAAATCTCGTGCTTTAATTTCTTATGAAAGGTACTCTCAACTTCAAGGAATAAAAGACAGCTACAATAATTCGGATAGAGGCACAAACCCTACCCGTGCTTCTCCTAAAACTACTTCGGAAGCTAGAAAGG GAAGGATGATTCTACCTTTTGAGCCCTTAACTGTAACATTTCATGATGTGCAGTATTATATAGAAACCCCTTTG GAAATGAAAGGGCAGGGTTTTACACACAAGAAGCTCCAGCTCCTTTCAGATATTACAGGTGCATTCAGACCTGGCATACTAACAGCTTTGATGGGTGTCAGTGGAGCAGGGAAAACAACACTTATGGATGTTCTTTCTGGAAGGAAAACCAGTGGTACCATTAAAGGAGAGATTAGAATTGGTGGGCGCCCAAAAGTTCAAGACACATTTGCCAGGATATCAGGTTACTGTGAGCAAATGGATATACATTCTCCACAAATCACAGTAGAAGAATCAGTGGTATATTCTGCTTGGCTGCGGCTCCCATCTCAGATTGACTCAAACACTAAAGCT GAATTTGTAAATGAAGTCCTTGAGACTATTGAGCTTGATGTGATCAAGGATTGTTTAGTAGGAATGCCAGGTGTTAGTGGTTTATCAACTGAGCAACGTAAACGGCTTACTATAGCTGTGGAGCTTGTTGCCAATCCTTCTATCATATTCATGGACGAACCAACATCAGGTCTGGATGCAAGGGCAGCGGCAATTGTTATGAGAGCAGTGAAGAACATTGTTGAGACAGGAAGAACAGTTGTGTGCACTATCCATCAACCAAGTATTGATATCTTTGAGGCATTTGATGAG TTGATTCTAATGAAAAATGGAGGCCGCATCATATATTCTGGTCCACTGGAGCAGCACTCAAGTAGGGTTATTGAGTACTTTGAG AGTATCCCTGGAGTTCCAGCTATTAAAGACAATCATAATCCTGCGACGTGGATGTTAGAAGTTACTTCAAAATCTGCTGAAACTCAACTTGGAGTAGATTTTGCACAAATTTATCAGGGGTCCACCTTGTATGA GCAAAACAAAGAGTTGGTTAAGCGATTGAGTTCACCATCTCCAGGTTCAAGGGAATTGCATTTTCCTACCCGCTTTCCACAAGGTGGTTGGGAGCAGTTCAAAGCATGCTTATGGAAACAGCATTTGTCCTATTGGCGAAGTCCTTCATACAATTTGATGCGTATCATTTTTATGTGTGTCTCATCTTTGGTGTTTGGAGTACTGTTCTGGAAGCAAGGAGAGAAAAT AAAAAACCAGCAAGACCTCTTCAACGTGCTTGGTTCAATGTTTACTGCCATTCTCTTCTTTGGCATAAACAATTGCTCAACAGTTCTACCCCTTGTTGCAACGGAGCGGACCGTTTTGTGCCGAGAAAGATTTGCAGGAATGTACTCTTCATGGGCGTATTCATTGGCACAG GTGCTAGTGGAGGTTCCCTACCAGTTAATCCAAGCAGTTCTCTATGTGATCATCACCTATCCTATGATTGGTTACTACCGGTCAGCCTATAAGATATTCTGGCAATTCTACAGCATGTTCTGTACACTGCTATCCTTCAATTACCTAGGAATGCTTCTGGTTTCTTTAACGCCAAATATTCAGGTGGCTTCAATTGTGGCTTCATCTTCCTACACAATGCTGAATTTGTTCTCTGGGTTCATTATTCCAAGACCT CATATCCCAAAGTGGTGGCTTTGGTTGTATTACTTATGTCCCACATCTTGGGCACTGAATGGTATGCTTACTTCCCAATATGGAGAAATACACAAAGAAATATCTGTGTTTGGAGAAACAAAAACAGTTGCCACCTTCCTAGAGGATTACTATGGGTTTCACCACAATCGATTAAGTGTTGTTGCTGTTGTTCTTATTGTCTTCCCCATAGTCTTTGCTTGTCTTTTTTCGTACTTTATTGGCAAACTGAATTTCCAAAGGAGGTGA